A stretch of Novipirellula artificiosorum DNA encodes these proteins:
- a CDS encoding DUF1552 domain-containing protein, whose protein sequence is MNTLRSRREFLKKLGVSYAAAHFLFGLPSLGWAASQSRRKRLVFLFSPNGVIPKHFWPEKEGRDYDIKRILEPLAGFKDQMMTLHGVCNKIQGDGDGHMRGIGCLLTGVELFPGDIQGGSDTPAGWSQGISIDQHIKNKLQADPSTQTRFGSLEFGVMVPDRADTWTRMSYAGPNQPMAPISDPYQMFDKLYGQAKNRALLASVLDDLKDDFRRVESLISTEDRRILEEHVEMVRAVEKDLKTELAQSPSADGDSVSSDLGHAVPELPPNVETENDNMPQIAKMQIELLVNSFAADFARVATYQITNSVGNARMRWLEIDEGHHGLSHEPDSNEAAYEKLIKINTWYAEQVAHLARRLSEVPEPDGSGSLLDNTTIVWTNELGKGNSHTRDNIPFVMVGGGLGWDTGRSMKYNRVAHNRLLMSLTESMGFPEESFGNPDYCGDGPLTGLV, encoded by the coding sequence ATGAATACTCTCCGATCTCGCCGCGAATTTCTGAAGAAGTTGGGCGTTAGCTATGCAGCGGCGCATTTCTTGTTTGGCTTGCCGAGCTTGGGTTGGGCTGCGTCGCAATCGCGAAGAAAGCGGCTCGTTTTTCTGTTTAGCCCTAACGGTGTGATTCCCAAGCATTTTTGGCCGGAGAAGGAGGGACGCGACTACGACATCAAGCGAATCTTGGAACCGCTTGCTGGTTTCAAAGATCAAATGATGACGCTGCACGGCGTGTGTAACAAGATCCAAGGCGATGGCGATGGTCACATGCGAGGTATCGGTTGTTTGTTGACCGGCGTGGAACTGTTTCCCGGTGACATCCAAGGCGGCAGCGATACTCCCGCAGGGTGGTCGCAGGGAATCTCGATCGATCAACACATTAAGAACAAGTTGCAGGCGGATCCAAGCACCCAAACGCGGTTTGGGTCGCTTGAATTTGGTGTGATGGTTCCGGACCGTGCCGATACATGGACGCGAATGTCCTATGCCGGTCCGAATCAGCCTATGGCGCCGATCAGCGACCCTTACCAGATGTTCGACAAGCTCTACGGCCAAGCCAAGAACCGCGCACTGTTGGCCAGCGTGTTGGATGATTTGAAGGACGACTTCCGTCGCGTCGAGAGTTTGATCAGCACCGAAGATCGGCGAATCCTTGAGGAGCATGTCGAAATGGTCCGCGCCGTGGAGAAGGACCTGAAGACGGAGCTCGCTCAGTCACCGAGTGCGGACGGCGATTCGGTTAGCAGCGATCTTGGGCATGCCGTTCCCGAATTGCCGCCCAATGTGGAAACCGAAAACGACAACATGCCGCAGATTGCCAAAATGCAAATCGAGTTGTTGGTCAACAGTTTTGCCGCCGACTTCGCTCGCGTCGCGACCTATCAAATCACCAACAGCGTTGGGAATGCCAGAATGCGTTGGTTGGAGATTGACGAAGGCCACCACGGCTTGTCCCACGAACCCGACAGCAATGAGGCGGCCTATGAAAAGTTAATCAAGATCAACACTTGGTATGCCGAGCAGGTGGCTCATTTGGCACGGCGTTTGTCGGAAGTTCCCGAGCCCGACGGAAGCGGATCGCTGTTAGACAATACCACGATCGTTTGGACCAATGAGTTGGGTAAAGGCAACTCGCACACACGCGACAATATCCCCTTTGTGATGGTCGGCGGTGGGCTCGGTTGGGATACCGGCCGATCGATGAAGTATAACCGAGTCGCGCACAATCGTTTGCTAATGAGTCTGACCGAATCGATGGGATTCCCCGAAGAGAGTTTCGGCAACCCCGACTACTGCGGCGACGGGCCATTGACCGGGCTGGTCTAG